The Hordeum vulgare subsp. vulgare chromosome 4H, MorexV3_pseudomolecules_assembly, whole genome shotgun sequence genomic interval GTATCAAGCTCGGATGAGGAGATGATCCGTCATTTATTTCTTTGAGGCCGTTGTGGTGGTGCAAGGCACATGTGATGTATGTTGGTGTTAAGCTAGTTATTCTTTGGTtggtgtttttttctttttgctcaAAAACTAGCGTtctgttttttttagttttgtcAGGTCGATGTTTACATGAAGCCAACGAAACAAGACAAGTTCTTTTTATGATTTCTCTCTCCTTTACTTTAGTATTTATTCTAGATGGCACTCCTAAGATCATCATTGTACAAGCCCTTAATAGAAAGTTCATAGCAAAGTTAAGGTTGTCTAATATAATTATGCAATTTTTTGATTAACCAAAGttcattttaaaaaaattgaagtgTTATATATCATGGTGTGCACACCCTCACACAACGCCTAttgaagatgaaggatggtgtcaCGAGACAAGACATGACGTCAGAACATTTTTGTGAGCGACAAATGTATTGTATCTAGTGAACCACTGTGTTTTCATCATTAGATCTGGACTGTGCGGGGCGTGCTCGCTTCCCCTCTCTCCTAATTCCTGCCTCTCTTCCAAGTTTTTTTTTGTGTCTCTCCATGTCTGGTCTCTCTGTTTTTTCTTCTGCATCTTAGCATGAATAGCTAGCGTTCATTCTGTTTTCCGGCTTAAGAAACCCACGCGAATCGCTAGCGGTGTTCAAAGAAGATGAAAAATTAAATTATGCGTAAAAGAGAGATCAAACGCGGGTCTCCTAGGATTTGCATGCTCCAAATAACTAACTCACCTAATTCTTTATTTTCCCAACAAATGAAGATTAGATACATGAACCTTTTAATTACCATGGCAGCAAAGTAAAACTGTTTTCTGATACATTTTTTCTCAGTCTTTCTCTAGTACATCATTTGTGCTACACTTTAATATTTTTTATGTAAATAACATAGTAAATTACATACCACACAACTACTAACGGGCATGCAAGCACCGTGATAATTTTAGGCCCCCAAAAAGAGTTAATAATTTCTATATAAATAACATGGTAATTCATGAATAGCAattcacaaacctaataacacagGTACAAACATCATGGTAACTTTAACCCTGAgattcttttattaaaacacataCCCCCAATAACTTATGTGTAAGTAGCATAATGGTAATATACGGACTATGGACCTGATAACTTATGTACAAACACCATGATAATTTTGACTCAGGGAAAAAGTTAATAAAAAATACCCCCGTGATAACTTCTGTGTAAATGGCATGGAAATATACGCACTGCAGACTGCATAACTTACGTCCAAAACATCATGGTAATTTTGACTGGGAATTGAGAAAATATCCCCAATGACTATTTACTAAAtaagatgaacaaaacaaaaaccctAATAGGTGAACAATTCATAAAAATGCATGATATTTCCCTCTCACGGACTTGTTACATTATCTCGAGTAGATTGGTTGTCAAGGTCTAAAAGATTGCGTTATGCGCATGTATTAGctctttttcaaaaaaaacacaaactttATTTATTTGAAAAATCCATTACATCATTTACTCAAACCAATCAAAAGTCAAAGAAAATTTAGCCAATATAACAAGCTCATGAGCAACTTTGTTTGTTTCTCCACTATAACACTCCCTAGAAATAGAGACGTCACAAGCATTGTAATAGACAATTGTATTCAAAATgtgcataaaataaaatattCCGGAACCGCCTCACCAGCGCAATCTACTTCACAGGCTTTATTAATAAAATCATTCATCCCCAAACTTCTTCATACTTCCATTGCTTTATTACAGAGGAATAACGTGCATGTATTAGCTCTTATAAAGTACACCTTCTATCCATATTAATTGTCGATGATTAAGTAATTGTACTAAATCAACGATAATTAATATGAATCAGCGGGAGTACTGTACTTTTCTAATTTTGTTTTGATTGTGATTTTTTCTTGGTCGTTTTACTTTAAAGAGACACAGTAGGTACTATAGTTTCTAGCTAGCTTGGTTATTGAAGATCTAAAACTTTTGCACTATGGGCATGTATTATAGCACTTCTAAAGTACTATGGTTTCTAGTTTGTCTTGAttgtatttttttgtcattttacTTTAAAAACACCATTGTAAAGGGGGTAGTTGTTTTGGCTATGGGGAGCATATGCTCCCAGATgaacagtaaattcaaaaaaaaaatagtaaataaattttaaaaattcTGATTTTTATGTAGCTGTTCATGCTAGTGTAACAAGTATACTTGACAAATTTCATACAAAACGGGATATTCGTGCTTAGTAGGTGAAATAAACAATGTTGTGTAACAAAAAAAAATTAGCAATTGAAGGTAACATTTGGCATTTTTTTTTACACAGGACAAAATACTTAAGCTTTCCCTCTAGACAATTTACAGATAGCATTTGAATGTGACAATGAATGCATCTACTTTCTTTGTAAGGAAATATAATACTCccttcgtctcaaaataagtgtctcaactttgtactagctctagtacaaagttgtactaggcttgagacagttattttttagacggagggagtagcatttaGATTAACTAaaaaaatagtgatctaaacgcttttatattttTTACGGAGGAAGTAATTTTTTTTAGCATTTGAAAAAACTATGTTTTTACACATAGGAACATATGTCCCCTAAAGCCAAATAGGATTTCTGCAGCAACTTATGTGATATCATCGCTGAGCCACTAAAAACGAATTTGAAACCTTGATAACCACACAACTAACCACCCCAAGGATGGGTGGTTCTCTGATGTTCATCCGTTAAATTTATGCACAAGGCCAGCAATTATTGGCAAATAAAATTATATTAACACGACATATGTCTTTTACAGTGAGTACACAAGCCAACCAAAGATGAGAATATTCCAAGATCGCAAACAGCAAGTACCATGGTTAAAAAGGTCATAAATTACAAACAATTTCTCTATTTATTTTTTCCACGGCACAAAAGTTGGCATACAATGGCCTACAGTGGATGTGTTTACATTTGAACATCATAAAATGAAAAATTGAAAGCTCTCACTGGAATTGTCCTATCCTCAGTATCTTCAATTCTTCACGCGCTGGCCTGGTCTTGGATTCGGGAGCTTCATTCAGCTTGTTTTGGTTGCGGCACAGTTGACAATCTAAGCCTTAAACAATTTAAAAGAAGTGTTATTATCAGCATAACATCACACATGAAGCAGGAAAACCAACGAACAAGATGAACTGCCAACATATTGTGAATATCCATCCGACAAGTGGAGACACACACATTGACAGAGTCTCCCAATATAAAACAAGTTTTTGACCATTATTACTTTGCAAATGAATATCTTAGTAATACATTTAAAATCGTACTTGTCAAGACAAATCATACTTCCAATGAAATGTTACTTTTCCTTTGATCAATCTATAATACAACATGTATTTGTAAGCCAAAGCTAGAGAAGACTGACTGCACGCTTTCTAGGACGTCATATATTTCCAAATACAGGTAGTTAGTAGTAGGTAGCACAAGAGTACCTGAGGGGCTTTCTTTGAACAGTTGATGTTGATGCACGGGTAGCACCAACTGGCGGGCCAGCAAGTTCAAGTggctttttaaaaataaaaacagaatcacAATTAATATCAAAATACACATAAATAGTAGTGGAAGAAGCTAAATCAGACGATGCATTTAGAGATAAAAGCATTAAGAGCTAATGAGTATGTATAAATACAAAAGACATATGAAAAAAGttataagaaaaaaaatacctCCAGCTCTTCCTCAGCCTTGCGCTTCAGATGATTGTTATTATCATGAGAACTCAAATTGCATGTTTGCTCCAGGGTCCTTCCAGAACATCCTTCCGAAGATGATCCATGAACAGGAAGCACATATTTATTGTCAGGCTTAGCTTGATACGATGCCAGCTCATCAAGCTCATCAACCACAGCCGGAGCGAAATTCACAGGATTATTTGCAGGAATCCCCTCAGCTTCCCTGTGTAAACTATTATTCAAACAAATGTCCAACCCATTTGTTGGAGCACCATTGCTTGAAGTAGATGGCATACTGTTAGGTTGTGTAACTACATCCAACACAGCAATATTCCCAGGAGTAGATGtacttccaagtaagtgccctggATGTTCGTGCTCAACTGATTCTGTGTGAAGATTTGAATGCCCATTCAAAATACTTGGGGTTTCTTTACTTGATACACTGGGGACCAACAAAGTACTTTGATAGCCACCAGAATGATCTAGAGCAGATTGAGGATCACTCCAACTTTCAGCTCCCAATGGATTTCCAACTTGACCATCAGCTGTAACAACGTTCCTAGAAACAGTGCGACTGCTCCTAGCTGCTGTTCTGGAAGAACGAGGAGGGCGCACTCCACCAGGAAAAACAAATAAAGGGATATCTTTTCTTTTTACATGAGACACTTCAATATCCATTCCTTCTCTCCGATGTGCATAAGCAAGAACTGCGCTCTTAAACTCATTTACGATTCCTCTGATGTCAAATTGCTCAGCTTCTTGAGGTTGGGCAGTTTGTTTTCTCCAAAGACCCATGAAGTAAAAACTATGCAACGGTCTGGATCCATCAGAGAAATCCCTGGGATGCGGATGTGCAAGGAGCATCTCATGAGTATACCGTTCAAACTACATcaaaaaccaaaatcacatattaAAACACACACAGCACATACATCAGCAAGAAGAATGAAAGTTTTTTTTTTCAATTATTCACCTTTAATACAAGGGTCCGAAGGCGAGACTCTACCCAACCTTTCCAATTCCGGAGGTCATCTTCACTTCTCGCTGTGATACCAACCTCCAAATAATTTTTGTATAATTCAAAAAATGGATATGGCTCGAATAAATCATCCCAGGTTGCTCTATTTTCATCTATTGCCTGCAGTTAATCATCAAGGGAAAATCAAGTATTATGCAAGACATATAGGTAACATACCTGTGAACTCAaaatagaagttttaaacataaaTAAATGCAAAGAAAGTTTTACATACATtatatgttttattattggtcatATAATTAAAGTAAGATAACTCTACAATAAAATGAATTTGCATAACTCTAAATCCCAATATAACAAATACATATCCTAcattaataattattatttagacAGCAGACTGAGTTACAGAAATGGTGTGCTTTCATTAGCATTACAGATGCTACATTGAGATCAATGTTTTCTGAGGATACAATTCGCACTTTTAAGATCAATATAAATATATTACTACTAGACAGTAGATATCAGTAATATCACATCATTTGAATGCATGTTATGATTTTAATTACTGAATTCCTGTTAAAATATAAACAATTTATTCTGAAAATAATAAGTACCTGGCAGATCTCGTATCCTCGTGTGAATTCTTGAATCATCACATACCTAGTACTAGTAGATACATTATAACTAGAATTCATACAAGGATAGGCGGGTGTAATTATAGGCATCTGATGGCCCCTGTCTCTAAAGTTTCTTCT includes:
- the LOC123447712 gene encoding nuclear poly(A) polymerase 1-like, with product MAKSNTGYLGVSEPISLSGPTEKDVVQTAEVEKFLADAGLYESQEEAVSREEVLGKLDQTVKTWIKKATRVSGYGDQFVHEANAKIFTFGSYRLGVHGPGADIDTLCVGPRHATRNDYFFRCLHDMLAEMPEVSELHPVPDAHVPVLGFKLCGVSIDLLYANLAHVVIPDDLDLSQDSILHNVDEQAVRSLNGCRVTDQILRLVPNIPSFRTTLRFMRYWGKRRGVYSNVMGFLGGINWAILVARICQLYPNASPSMLISRFFRVYSQWKWPNPVTLCHIEEGPLGLPVWDPRRNFRDRGHQMPIITPAYPCMNSSYNVSTSTRYVMIQEFTRGYEICQAIDENRATWDDLFEPYPFFELYKNYLEVGITARSEDDLRNWKGWVESRLRTLVLKFERYTHEMLLAHPHPRDFSDGSRPLHSFYFMGLWRKQTAQPQEAEQFDIRGIVNEFKSAVLAYAHRREGMDIEVSHVKRKDIPLFVFPGGVRPPRSSRTAARSSRTVSRNVVTADGQVGNPLGAESWSDPQSALDHSGGYQSTLLVPSVSSKETPSILNGHSNLHTESVEHEHPGHLLGSTSTPGNIAVLDVVTQPNSMPSTSSNGAPTNGLDICLNNSLHREAEGIPANNPVNFAPAVVDELDELASYQAKPDNKYVLPVHGSSSEGCSGRTLEQTCNLSSHDNNNHLKRKAEEELEPLELAGPPVGATRASTSTVQRKPLRLRLSTVPQPKQAE